In Balearica regulorum gibbericeps isolate bBalReg1 chromosome 26, bBalReg1.pri, whole genome shotgun sequence, one genomic interval encodes:
- the MFSD12 gene encoding major facilitator superfamily domain-containing protein 12 — protein sequence MAEPLPGAGIGAAELPLRVRLSFATGHFLNDLCASLWFTYLLLYLHAVLGYGHRLAGALLLAGQAADGLCTPLLGYEADRSAGCGRYGRRKSWHLAGTTCVLVSFPFIFNPCLGCKDNTPQWAAFIYYLPFVIIFQFGWAATQISHLSLIPELVTSDHEKVELTAFRYAFTVMANITVYGLAWLLLNFQVDQPDHTEHLGIQDVPIFRNLSLIVVGLGAVFSLIFHLGTKEKPYPPGSLPQLEESTPLLQKEPTSPPRPLLIWKDWLLEPAFYQVAVLYMSTRLIVNLSQTYIAMYLTNSLLLPKKYIATIPLVMYISGFLSSFLMKPVNKWIGRNLTYFVGILVILAFASWVTLAREMGAEIYGAAVLLGAGSATILVTSLSMTADLIGTNTHSGAFVYGAMSFTDKMANGLAVMAIQNLHPCPTELCCPACVSFYHWVMVLVTGGIAIAAIASLCCIMVCPIRIRYHAVCLRGLSGAETSYGGTESMEGRSQSGTVN from the exons ATGGCGGAGCCCCTGCCGGGTGCGGGTATCGGTGCCGCGGAGCTGCCGCTGCGGGTGCGGCTGAGTTTCGCGACCGGGCACTTCCTGAACGATCTGTGCGCATCGCTGTGGTTCACCTACCTGCTGCTCTACCTGCACGCCGTGCTGGGCTACGGGCACCGCCTTGCCggtgccctgctgctggccgGCCAGGCGGCCGACGGGCTCTGCACGCCGCTCCTCGGTTACGAAGCCGACCGCTCCGCCGGTTGCGGCCGCTACGGGCGGAGAAAGTCCTGGCACCTCGCCG GCACCACCTGCGTCCTCGTGTCCTTCCCCTTCATCTTCAACCCCTGCCTGGGTTGCAAGGACAACACGCCGCAGTGGGCAGCCTTCATCTACTACCTCCCCTTCGTCATCATCTTCCAATTCGGCTGGGCGGCCACGCAGATCTCCCACCTGTCCCTCATCCCTGAGCTGGTGACCAGTGACCATGAGAAGGTGGAGCTCACAGCTTTCAG GTATGCCTTTACCGTCATGGCCAATATCACTGTGTATGGCCTGGCCTGGCTCCTGCTGAACTTCCAGGTGGACCAGCCTGACCACACAGAGCACCTAGGCATCCAGGATGTCCCTATATTTCGG AACCTGTCCCTCATtgtggtggggctgggagctgtgtTCTCCCTCATCTTCCACCTGGGCACCAAAGAGAAGCCGTACCCGCCGGGCTCGCTGCcccagctggaggagagcaCGCCCCTGCTGCAGAAGGAGCCTACGAGCCCCCCGCGCCCACTGCTGATCTGGAAAGACTGGCTGCTGGAGCCTGCCTTCTACCAG GTCGCGGTGCTCTACATGTCCACCCGGCTCATTGTCAACCTGTCCCAGACCTACATCGCCATGTACCTGACCAActcgctgctgctgcccaag AAATACATCGCCACCATCCCCCTGGTGATGTATATCAGCggcttcctctcctccttcctcatgAAGCCTGTCAATAAGTGGATAGGCCGGAAT CTGACCTACTTCGTGGGCATCCTGGTGATCTTGGCCTTTGCCTCCTGGGTGACCCTAGCCAGGGAGATGGGAGCGGAGATCTACggggcagctgtgctgcttggggCCGGCTCTGCCACCATCCTGGTCACCTCCCTCTCCATGACAGCAGACCTCATCGGCACCAACACG CACAGCGGCGCGTTCGTCTATGGCGCCATGAGCTTCACAGACAAGATGGCCAACGGCCTGGCTGTGATGGCGATCCAGAACCTGCACCCGTGCCC gactgagctctgctgccctgcctgcgtCAGCTTCTACCACTGGGTGATGGTGTTGGTCACCGGAGGCATTGCCATTGCCGCCATCGCCTCTCTGTGCTGCATCATGGTCTGCCCCATCCGTATCCGCTACC ATGCTGTCTGCCTGCGGGGGCTGAGTGGAGCGGAGACCTCCTATGGCGGGACAGAGAGCATGGAAGGAAGGAGCCAGAGTGGCACCGTCAACTGA